In a single window of the Haloplasma contractile SSD-17B genome:
- a CDS encoding FAD-binding protein has protein sequence MIVDPETGARFVNEMADRKKLADEILKAGHPCIGIADEQAIKNSGWKLNKSLKRNIVRKFDTLTELATYYDIPIKTLTESIKRYNQSIDCKVDQDFDKLIPDNADKLEHPPYYGVRLWPKVHYTMGGLRINRDAQVIDEDKKPIKGLYAAGEVVGGVHGANRLGSCAVIECLVFGRIAGRNAGK, from the coding sequence ATGATTGTAGACCCTGAAACAGGCGCTCGTTTCGTGAATGAAATGGCTGATCGGAAAAAACTTGCAGATGAAATACTTAAAGCTGGTCACCCATGTATAGGGATAGCAGATGAACAAGCGATTAAGAACTCAGGCTGGAAATTAAATAAAAGCTTAAAAAGAAACATCGTTCGGAAGTTTGACACACTAACTGAACTCGCTACTTATTATGATATTCCGATCAAAACACTTACTGAATCGATTAAACGCTATAATCAGAGTATTGATTGTAAGGTTGACCAAGACTTTGATAAATTGATACCAGACAATGCAGACAAACTTGAACATCCTCCATACTACGGCGTTAGACTCTGGCCCAAAGTTCACTATACGATGGGTGGACTGCGTATCAATCGTGATGCACAAGTGATCGATGAAGATAAAAAACCAATCAAAGGTTTATATGCAGCAGGAGAAGTAGTAGGTGGAGTCCATGGTGCAAACCGTCTAGGAAGTTGTGCGGTAATAGAATGTCTTGTGTTTGGGAGAATAGCAGGACGTAATGCTGGTAAGTAA